From Demequina capsici, one genomic window encodes:
- the holA gene encoding DNA polymerase III subunit delta, translating to MAPARPSQDRPWHAAAPAPLVLISGPEQLLASRSVERIAQALRRGGATVATTTLDAGTYTRGALVAAASPSLFDDPGLVIVEGAERMNDEFLADGLAYAQAPDPAVTVVIRHGGGVRGKKLLDTLKKADVPVYACPAIKKDSEVVEFAMGEFARASRPIAARAVRALVDAVGSDVAEVAAACRQLMDDVDGSLTEEHVSRYYGTRVNATGFAVADAAIAGRTGEALALVRHAVATGTDPVPLVAALASKLRTLAKVGAARGRRLDPVKDLGMAPWQVDRAKKDLRMWDADRLASAIEAVATADAEIKGASRSPHFALERAVRIVADLARA from the coding sequence ATGGCTCCCGCACGTCCGTCACAGGATCGACCGTGGCACGCGGCCGCGCCGGCGCCCCTGGTGCTCATCTCCGGGCCGGAGCAGCTGCTCGCCTCGAGGTCGGTCGAGCGCATCGCGCAGGCGTTGCGCCGCGGCGGAGCCACAGTGGCGACCACCACGCTCGACGCAGGCACGTACACCAGGGGAGCATTGGTCGCCGCTGCCAGCCCTTCGCTGTTCGACGACCCTGGCCTGGTGATCGTCGAAGGCGCCGAGCGGATGAACGACGAGTTCCTTGCTGACGGGCTCGCGTACGCGCAGGCGCCGGATCCCGCGGTCACCGTCGTCATCCGGCACGGCGGCGGCGTGCGAGGCAAGAAGCTGCTCGACACGCTCAAGAAGGCCGACGTCCCGGTGTACGCGTGCCCCGCGATCAAGAAGGACTCCGAGGTCGTGGAGTTCGCGATGGGGGAGTTCGCGAGGGCCTCACGGCCCATCGCGGCGCGCGCAGTGAGAGCGCTCGTCGATGCCGTCGGCAGCGATGTCGCTGAGGTGGCGGCCGCGTGCCGGCAGCTCATGGACGACGTCGACGGTTCGCTCACCGAGGAGCACGTGTCGCGCTACTACGGGACTCGCGTGAATGCGACCGGCTTCGCGGTCGCGGACGCCGCCATCGCAGGCAGGACTGGCGAGGCGCTCGCGCTCGTGCGCCACGCGGTGGCGACCGGGACCGACCCGGTGCCGCTCGTCGCCGCTCTCGCGTCGAAGCTCCGCACCCTCGCGAAGGTCGGCGCCGCACGGGGACGCCGCCTGGACCCGGTGAAGGATCTCGGGATGGCTCCGTGGCAGGTGGACCGTGCGAAGAAGGATCTGCGGATGTGGGACGCGGACAGGCTCGCGTCCGCGATCGAGGCGGTGGCCACTGCGGATGCCGAGATCAAAGGCGCGTCGCGCTCACCGCATTTCGCGTTGGAGCGCGCCGTGCGGATCGTCGCGGATCTCGCGCGCGCCTGA
- a CDS encoding ComEC/Rec2 family competence protein: protein MTPRHDLRLVPSALVAWACAAAVSYGEARVAALAAGALAAATLAATVYRRTVAAALLLPTVAAGAVLLVGGARIGAEEPLAAHTGSSDAVWCAVAASDPEPTEPDRFSGEARVRVDLDVTAVGHASVLPEDGDADVCHADGAAGALPSASGRVVVVAGGAWAAVHAGDRLQVTGALEPAGPGRTVALAWDPRLISSAPPTGAARVVAAVRERFRDVTAVLDDEVRGLVRGLVIGDTTEMPAAQADDMRAVGLTHLTAVSGTHFAVVSGLLGVALRRLRLRRVGRAAGLMLGMLAFSMLVLPQPSVMRALAMATVGAAAALWGRPAQAMPALAAAVLCLLAWDPHLATEPGMLLSVSAVCGIVLLAPALRRSLSRPLGSGAAAALSVPLAAQLACAPVLVLLRPTFSLWTVPANIAAAPLAAPVIALGAVSVVAAAVGCPGTALMVRVLGMLTIPIARLAHLLASWPGASLPWPPGAAGLVGSAALLLGVSVAVAAKPRFARIAGAVLVVAVALWGFRGGWVAGTTSVPADWAIVVCDVGQGDMTVVRAGQDSAVVIDTGPGGGAAECLRALGVRHVSLLVLTHPHADHDGAIGEIAQVADIRAAWWSAAATGTAGRRAAAALDALDVTAAVPEAGTSVSVGQAGLTVLPTDGTAGHAPADPDDESAVNDQSLALVAQSGGVTALLLGDLERGSQDDLARAGGPWTVDLVKVAHHGSASQSEALAARVDATVAAVSVGADNSYGHPSASAVDLYGATGATVVRTDLCGTIALTSQGGIAVSSGCPTPMAG from the coding sequence GTGACACCTCGGCACGACCTGCGGCTGGTCCCGTCCGCGCTGGTCGCGTGGGCCTGTGCCGCGGCGGTGTCGTACGGAGAGGCGCGTGTGGCGGCGCTCGCCGCCGGGGCGCTCGCTGCCGCCACCCTCGCTGCGACCGTCTACCGGCGTACGGTCGCCGCCGCTCTCCTGCTGCCGACCGTCGCGGCCGGTGCGGTGTTGCTGGTCGGCGGTGCTCGGATCGGCGCAGAGGAGCCGCTGGCGGCGCACACCGGCAGCTCGGACGCGGTGTGGTGCGCAGTGGCGGCCTCCGACCCGGAGCCGACGGAGCCGGATCGGTTCTCCGGCGAGGCCAGGGTGCGGGTGGACCTCGATGTGACGGCGGTCGGGCACGCAAGCGTCTTGCCCGAGGACGGCGACGCCGATGTATGCCACGCCGACGGGGCTGCGGGTGCGCTTCCGTCGGCGTCCGGGCGGGTGGTGGTCGTGGCGGGAGGCGCTTGGGCGGCCGTGCACGCGGGCGATCGGCTGCAGGTCACCGGAGCGCTCGAGCCCGCGGGTCCGGGTCGGACGGTCGCGCTCGCATGGGACCCGCGACTGATCAGCTCCGCGCCGCCGACGGGTGCCGCTCGGGTGGTCGCGGCGGTACGTGAGAGGTTCCGCGATGTCACCGCCGTGCTCGACGACGAGGTCAGGGGGCTGGTGCGTGGACTCGTGATCGGCGACACGACCGAGATGCCTGCGGCCCAGGCCGATGACATGCGCGCGGTGGGCCTCACCCATCTCACCGCGGTCTCCGGCACCCACTTCGCTGTCGTGTCGGGGCTGCTCGGCGTCGCGTTGCGGCGGCTTCGCCTGCGTCGCGTGGGCCGGGCGGCCGGCCTCATGCTCGGGATGCTCGCCTTCTCGATGCTCGTGCTGCCTCAGCCGTCGGTGATGCGCGCCCTGGCGATGGCGACGGTGGGCGCGGCGGCGGCGCTGTGGGGCCGTCCGGCGCAGGCGATGCCTGCTCTCGCCGCGGCGGTCCTGTGCCTGCTCGCGTGGGATCCGCATCTCGCTACCGAGCCTGGGATGCTCCTCTCAGTGAGCGCGGTCTGCGGCATCGTGCTGCTGGCACCCGCCTTGAGGCGCAGCCTCTCCCGTCCCTTGGGGTCAGGCGCCGCCGCGGCGCTCAGCGTCCCTCTCGCGGCGCAGCTCGCCTGCGCGCCTGTGCTGGTGCTCCTGCGACCGACGTTCTCGCTGTGGACTGTGCCGGCGAACATCGCCGCGGCACCTCTCGCGGCACCCGTGATCGCCCTGGGCGCCGTCAGCGTGGTCGCCGCCGCGGTCGGCTGTCCTGGCACGGCGCTGATGGTGCGCGTGCTGGGGATGCTCACGATCCCGATCGCACGGCTGGCCCATCTGCTCGCATCGTGGCCGGGCGCCTCGCTGCCGTGGCCTCCGGGCGCTGCGGGTCTGGTGGGCTCGGCGGCGCTGCTTCTGGGGGTCAGTGTTGCGGTGGCCGCCAAGCCGCGCTTCGCCAGGATCGCCGGGGCGGTGCTCGTGGTGGCCGTCGCGCTGTGGGGGTTCCGCGGCGGGTGGGTCGCAGGCACCACCTCCGTGCCTGCCGACTGGGCGATCGTGGTGTGCGATGTCGGCCAGGGTGACATGACCGTGGTGCGTGCTGGTCAGGACTCCGCCGTCGTCATCGACACCGGACCGGGCGGCGGCGCTGCGGAGTGCCTGCGGGCGCTCGGCGTGCGGCATGTGTCGCTGCTCGTGTTGACCCATCCCCATGCCGATCACGATGGCGCGATCGGCGAGATCGCCCAGGTCGCTGACATCCGCGCGGCCTGGTGGTCGGCCGCAGCCACGGGCACGGCGGGACGAAGGGCGGCCGCGGCGCTCGACGCGCTCGACGTGACCGCCGCGGTGCCCGAGGCCGGCACGTCGGTGAGCGTCGGTCAGGCCGGCCTCACAGTGCTTCCGACCGACGGCACCGCCGGGCACGCGCCCGCCGACCCTGATGACGAGTCCGCCGTCAACGATCAGAGCCTTGCTCTCGTGGCGCAGTCCGGCGGGGTGACCGCGCTGCTCCTGGGCGACCTCGAGCGGGGGTCGCAAGACGACCTCGCCCGCGCCGGGGGCCCCTGGACCGTGGACCTCGTCAAGGTGGCGCACCACGGGTCGGCGAGCCAGTCGGAGGCGCTCGCAGCGCGGGTCGATGCGACCGTCGCCGCGGTGTCGGTGGGTGCGGACAACTCCTACGGACATCCGTCGGCGAGCGCCGTCGACCTCTATGGCGCCACCGGTGCGACGGTGGTGCGGACCGACCTGTGCGGGACCATCGCGCTGACATCGCAGGGCGGCATCGCGGTGTCCTCCGGGTGTCCCACCCCCATGGCAGGCTAG
- a CDS encoding type II toxin-antitoxin system PemK/MazF family toxin — protein MTRARPSLPARLLRRLARALSPARRRSARRPSPPRHGRRYPGDYTGKVDVRYAPRIDGAPDPGEIVWTWVPFEEDHSQGKDRPVLLIGHDGRWLLGLQLSSQDHGQDAVRDARWGRRWVGIGAGSWDRQRRASYVRLDRIVRVDPGGVRREGASLDRARFEAVSRSLSEHHRW, from the coding sequence ATGACCCGCGCGCGCCCCAGCCTGCCGGCCCGCCTGCTCCGCCGTCTGGCGCGGGCACTCTCCCCCGCCCGTCGCCGCTCCGCTCGACGCCCCTCGCCACCGCGACACGGCCGCCGGTATCCCGGCGACTACACCGGGAAGGTCGACGTCAGATACGCGCCACGGATCGACGGAGCGCCCGACCCTGGCGAGATCGTGTGGACCTGGGTTCCGTTCGAGGAGGACCACTCTCAAGGCAAGGACCGTCCCGTGCTGCTGATCGGCCACGACGGCCGATGGCTGCTCGGCCTCCAGCTCAGCTCGCAGGATCACGGTCAGGACGCCGTGCGTGACGCGCGATGGGGCCGCAGGTGGGTAGGAATCGGCGCCGGGAGCTGGGATCGTCAGCGTCGCGCGAGCTACGTAAGGCTCGATAGAATCGTCCGTGTCGATCCGGGCGGAGTGCGCCGCGAAGGCGCCTCTCTGGATCGCGCACGATTCGAAGCCGTCTCGAGGTCGCTTTCCGAGCACCACAGGTGGTAA
- a CDS encoding ComEA family DNA-binding protein, with the protein MDLPTDRNHDAEDVRERWRDSLAHAAASAYRRASADEMPTEARRVRWRLDARSAVSVALLAAVVAVVGWAVVAGAPGAAAPAATAVPSVSSAPTVQTAQPAQVIVHVAGHVVSPGLVSLAAGDRVADAIDAAGGPLDDADLSAVNLARVAQDGEQILVPAVGEQADSGGGPVRLATATADDLEQLPGIGPVLAARIVQDREENGPFVSVEDLTRVSGIGESLVGQLDGLVVP; encoded by the coding sequence ATGGACCTCCCGACCGACCGGAACCACGATGCCGAGGACGTGCGTGAGCGGTGGCGTGACAGCCTGGCGCACGCCGCTGCCTCCGCCTATCGCCGTGCCAGTGCCGACGAGATGCCGACGGAGGCGCGACGGGTTCGCTGGCGGCTCGACGCGCGCAGCGCCGTCTCCGTGGCGCTCCTGGCAGCGGTCGTCGCAGTGGTCGGCTGGGCGGTGGTGGCGGGCGCGCCTGGGGCTGCCGCGCCCGCGGCGACTGCCGTGCCATCCGTCTCGTCAGCCCCCACGGTGCAGACGGCACAGCCTGCGCAGGTGATCGTGCATGTCGCGGGCCACGTCGTGAGCCCAGGACTCGTGTCGCTCGCGGCGGGTGACCGTGTGGCCGACGCGATCGACGCGGCCGGTGGACCGCTCGACGACGCCGACCTCTCGGCCGTCAACCTCGCGAGGGTCGCGCAGGACGGCGAGCAGATCTTGGTGCCGGCTGTCGGTGAGCAGGCCGACTCCGGCGGCGGTCCAGTGAGGCTCGCCACGGCGACGGCGGATGACCTGGAGCAGCTGCCTGGGATCGGGCCGGTGCTCGCAGCACGGATCGTGCAGGACCGGGAGGAGAACGGCCCTTTCGTGTCCGTGGAGGATCTCACGCGGGTGTCCGGCATCGGGGAGTCGCTGGTGGGACAGCTCGACGGCCTCGTCGTGCCGTGA
- the rpsT gene encoding 30S ribosomal protein S20: MANIKSKIKRIGTNEKARLRNVAVKSELKTNVRKVREAIAAGDKDKAQAALSTASVKLDKAVSKGVIHKNQAANRKSALAKQVAAL, encoded by the coding sequence GTGGCTAACATCAAGTCGAAGATCAAGCGCATCGGCACGAACGAGAAGGCGCGCCTGCGCAACGTCGCCGTCAAGTCGGAGCTCAAGACCAACGTGCGCAAGGTCCGCGAGGCCATCGCCGCTGGCGACAAGGACAAGGCTCAGGCCGCCCTGTCGACCGCTTCGGTCAAGCTCGACAAGGCCGTCTCCAAGGGCGTCATCCACAAGAACCAGGCCGCGAACCGCAAGTCGGCTCTCGCGAAGCAGGTCGCCGCGCTCTGA